The Leishmania infantum JPCM5 genome chromosome 28 sequence TACGGGCAAGACGTCCGCCTTCTGCGTCTGTCTCCTGCAAGCGTGCgacccgcacacgcgtgaGACGCAGGCCCTCATCCTCTCGCCGACTCGCGAGCTGGCGGTGCAGACGCAGGATTTGTGCAACAACATTGGCCACCACATGGGGCTGACGGCGTACGCGTGCATCGGTGGCAAGAGCACAGAGGAGGACATCCGCCGTCTCGAGAGCGGTGTGCACATCGTCTCCGGCACGCCCGGCCGCGTCTTTGATATGATCCGCCGCAAGAGCCTTCGCGTAAATGGGCTGAAAACCCTCGTGCTGGACGAGGCTGATGAGATGCTGGGCAAGGGCTTCAAGGCTCAGATTCACGACATCTACCGCATGgtcccgccgctgcagatCATCCTCGtgtcggcgacgctgccggccGACGTGCTGGAGATGACGGAGAAGTTCATGACGGAGCCCGCGAGCATTCTCGTGAAGCGGGATGAGATCACCGTGGATAGTGTTAAGCAGTACTTTGTCTCCGTTGACGAGGAGAAAAACAAATTCGATGTCTTGATGGAGTTGTACGACAGTCTCACGATCGCCCACGCCGTGGTCTTCTGTAACACCCGCAAAAAGGTGGAGCAGCTCGCCAAGAAGATGACGCGCGAGAAGTTCGCTGTAACCGCCATGCACGGCGACATGCCCCAGGCGGAGCGCGACGAGATTATGCGGCAGTTCCGGAATGGGCACAGCCGCGTGCTCATCACAACGGACCTGTGGGCGCGTGGCATTGATGTGGAGCGCGTCTCGCTCGTCCTCAGCTACGATTTGCCGCTCGCGCGTGAGCAGTACATTCACCGCATCGGCCGCACTGGTCGCATGGGCCGCACTGGGCTGGCCATCACCTTCGTGCGC is a genomic window containing:
- a CDS encoding putative DEAD box RNA helicase — translated: METEQVDNIQANVLAIPTFEAMGLKEDLLKGMYSFGYKKPTAIQKRFIMPFLKGRDVIAQASSGTGKTSAFCVCLLQACDPHTRETQALILSPTRELAVQTQDLCNNIGHHMGLTAYACIGGKSTEEDIRRLESGVHIVSGTPGRVFDMIRRKSLRVNGLKTLVLDEADEMLGKGFKAQIHDIYRMVPPLQIILVSATLPADVLEMTEKFMTEPASILVKRDEITVDSVKQYFVSVDEEKNKFDVLMELYDSLTIAHAVVFCNTRKKVEQLAKKMTREKFAVTAMHGDMPQAERDEIMRQFRNGHSRVLITTDLWARGIDVERVSLVLSYDLPLAREQYIHRIGRTGRMGRTGLAITFVRHDELRLLRDIEQFYATQIEELPANIGEQM